A genomic window from Psychrilyobacter piezotolerans includes:
- a CDS encoding Fe(3+) ABC transporter substrate-binding protein, whose product MKKMKKIIPFIVLSAGLLTGCFKGKEEAKVVEETKAPKISKELNIYTQRNYDIDKALIAEFEKETGITVNVAHSGADELLKKLEIEGKDTPADLFITADAARLGRAKDLGLLQPIKDEEVLELVPANIRDKDNYWTSFTYRARIFAYNKEATDPSVFSTYEDLADPKWNGKVLVRSSTNSYNQALIASMIAANGEEATRGWIKGLTANMARAPKGNDRDQSKAVIAGIGEVAIMNSYYLGKMIHSTDPEERKVGEQIAIFFPNQDDRGTHINVSGMGITKHAKNIENAETFIKFFLNEKSQTRFANENYEYPSNKNVKANATVQSWGDFKIDNLTLSELGKNYKKGTIMADEEGWK is encoded by the coding sequence ATGAAAAAGATGAAAAAAATTATACCGTTTATAGTGTTGTCTGCCGGTTTATTAACTGGATGTTTTAAAGGTAAAGAAGAAGCAAAGGTTGTTGAAGAAACAAAAGCGCCAAAGATATCAAAAGAATTAAACATATATACACAAAGAAACTATGATATAGATAAAGCATTGATCGCAGAATTTGAAAAAGAAACTGGTATTACAGTTAATGTAGCCCACTCTGGAGCAGATGAGTTATTAAAGAAGTTAGAGATAGAAGGAAAAGATACTCCTGCTGACTTATTTATTACTGCAGATGCAGCCAGACTTGGAAGAGCAAAAGATTTAGGTTTATTGCAGCCTATAAAAGATGAAGAGGTGTTAGAATTAGTTCCTGCAAATATAAGAGATAAGGATAACTACTGGACTTCATTCACTTATAGAGCTAGAATATTTGCTTACAATAAAGAAGCTACAGATCCTTCTGTATTTTCAACATATGAAGATTTAGCTGATCCTAAGTGGAATGGTAAGGTATTAGTAAGAAGTTCAACTAACTCATATAACCAGGCTTTAATAGCTTCTATGATTGCTGCTAATGGTGAAGAGGCAACAAGAGGATGGATTAAAGGTTTAACAGCTAATATGGCGAGAGCTCCAAAAGGAAACGACAGAGATCAGAGTAAAGCAGTAATAGCTGGGATAGGAGAAGTTGCTATAATGAACTCTTACTACCTTGGAAAAATGATCCACTCTACAGATCCTGAAGAAAGAAAAGTTGGAGAACAAATAGCTATCTTCTTCCCTAACCAAGATGACAGGGGAACTCATATCAATGTAAGTGGAATGGGAATCACAAAGCATGCAAAGAATATTGAGAATGCTGAAACATTCATCAAGTTTTTTTTAAATGAAAAATCACAAACTAGATTTGCCAATGAAAACTATGAATATCCTTCAAATAAAAATGTAAAAGCTAACGCTACAGTTCAATCATGGGGAGATTTCAAAATCGATAACTTAACATTATCTGAATTAGGAAAAAACTATAAAAAAGGAACAATTATGGCTGACGAAGAAGGTTGGAAATAA
- a CDS encoding DUF2914 domain-containing protein, which translates to MKKLLLTILIILGTLAAYGKPNGENSYYLSRAVLTNEVVEKEPVKTMDTFKLYSQGYFYTEFKDIGKEKTIYHNWYLLEEDGEKTLMASVPLKISGPRWRTWSRKNLFLSGKWSVEAVDENDKVLSKKEFNVE; encoded by the coding sequence ATGAAAAAATTATTGCTAACTATACTAATTATCCTTGGGACTCTTGCAGCCTATGGAAAACCCAATGGGGAAAACTCTTATTATCTCAGTAGAGCAGTCTTAACCAATGAAGTTGTGGAAAAAGAACCTGTAAAAACAATGGATACTTTCAAGCTGTATTCCCAGGGTTATTTTTATACAGAATTTAAAGATATAGGAAAGGAAAAAACTATCTATCACAATTGGTATCTTCTGGAAGAGGATGGAGAAAAAACCCTCATGGCTTCCGTTCCATTGAAAATTTCAGGACCCAGATGGAGAACCTGGTCCAGAAAAAATTTATTTTTATCTGGAAAATGGTCTGTAGAAGCAGTGGATGAAAATGATAAAGTTCTTTCTAAAAAGGAGTTTAACGTTGAATAA